The Planococcus halocryophilus nucleotide sequence CGAAGAAAAAACCGCTTGAAGAATTGGAACTGGATGATTTAGATATCGAAGAAGAAGATGTTGAAGCGAAAACAGAAACAATCGAAATTTACTTGCCACCGAAAAAAGCAGCTGGCCGTATTCTTGAAGGCGATCTTTCTAACCAAGTAACTGAACTAGTTGGCTTGCTACGTAACGAAGCGAAAGTTATTTAATGAATTTCAAATCTCTTAAAGGTTCACTATAAATTTTAAAAATCAATTCATAAACACTATGAATTTCTATCTCGTAAAAGCGGGAACAGTTTTCACATCTACTTAGGGGGTAAACGGACTATGGCGAAGAAAGTATTAGTTTTAGGCGAAACGCGCGAAGGCGCTTTACGTAATGTTTCATTTGAAGCAATTGCAGCTGCTAAGAAAATTTCTGGCGGCGGTGAAGTAGTAGGAGTTTTAATCGGGGATGCGGTTGCAGACTTCGGCGCTGAGTTAGTTGCGTATGGTGCTGATCGTGTTGTTACGGTTGAACATCCACATTTGAAATCATATACATCTGACGGCTATGGTCAAGCATTCATGGCAGTCGTTGAACAAGAAAGCCCAGAAGGACTTGTTTTTGGTCATACAGCAGTTGGCAAAGACTTGGCACCAAAAATTGCTTCTAAATTACAAGCTGGATTAATTTCAGATGTAACGGACATTGAAGGCGAAGGCGACGATGCCGTATTTATTCGTCCAATCTTCTCAGGTAAAGCATTTGAGAAAGTAAAACTCAAAGACGGTATTGACTTTATTACAGTGCGTGCGAACAATATTGCACCTCTTGAAAAACAAGATCGCACAGGTGATGTAAGCTCTCTATCTGTTGATATCACAAACTTGCGCACAATTATTAAAAACGTTGTTCGCAAATCAACTGAAGGTGTCGATCTTTCGGAAGCGAAAGTAATCGTAGCTGGAGGTCGTGGTGTGAAGAGTACGGAAGGATTCGAACCTCTACAAGAACTTGCAAATCTTCTTGGTGGTGCTGTTGGTGCATCTCGCGGAGCATGTGACGCGGATTATTGCGATTACTCACTACAAATTGGACAAACAGGTAAAGTCGTAACGCCTGACTTGTATATCGCAGCTGGTATTTCTGGAGCAATCCAGCATATGGCGGGTATGTCTAACTCAAAAGTTATCGTAGCAATCAACAAAGACCCAGAAGCAAACATCTTTAAAGTAGCAGATTACGGAATCGTTGGTGACTTGTTCGAAGTCATTCCAATGCTAACAGAAGAGTTTAAAAAAGTGATGTAAACCGAATTTAAACAGGTAGAGAAAGTTACGTAACTTTCTCTACCTGTTTTTGTTTATCGATTTTAAGAGCGCGCAAAGCCAAAATCCCGCCGTTTACTCGGACTAAATGAGGGTAATAAAAGAGTAGGCAAAAAAATAGCTAGTGTTTTTGGCACATGCTATACTCTGTATATAGTTTGGTTAATCATAAGGAGGAATTATTCATGGCAATTGTACACGGTACAGATCAGAACTTTTCACAAGAAGTATCAGAAGGACTCGTTTTAGTAGATTTTTGGGCAACTTGGTGCGGACCATGTAAAATGATCGCTCCGGTGCTAGAAGAATTAGACGCTGAAATGAGCGATAAAGTAAAAATCGTAAAAGTTGATGTCGATCAAAACCAAGAAACAGCTGGAAACTATGGCATTATGTCAATTCCAACTTTACTATTGATGAAAGACGGCGAAACAGTTGATAAAGTAGTTGGTTTCCGACCAAAAGAAGCATTAGCTGAATTGGTTGAAAAACACGCATAATTCTTAACCGGGTCCAGCGATGGTACCCGGTTTTTTAATAGGGTGATAAACATGGCAAATGAATTGATTCGACATAAATTGGCAATATTGCCTGACCAACCCGGCTGTTATTTGATGAAAGATCGTCAAAATACTGTTATTTATGTCGGGAAAGCAAAAGTGTTAAAAAATCGTGTGCGCTCTTATTTTACAGGCAGTCACGATACAAAAACGCAGCGTTTGGTTAACGAAATTATCGATTTTGAATACATTATTACGTCTTCTGATAAAGAAGCGCTAATTCTAGAATTGAACTTGATCAAAAAATACGACCCGAAATACAATATTATGTTAAAAGATGATAAAAGCTATCCGTATTTGAAAATTACAGGAGAACGTCATCCCAAACTGATTACGACAAGACAAGTGAAAAAAGACAAGGGTAAATACTTTGGACCTTATCCCAATGCATACGCAGCGGCAGAAACGAAAAAGTTATTAGACCGGTTGTACCCGTTACGTAAATGTCATACCATGCCAGACCGCGTATGCTTGTATTACCATTTGGGGCAATGTTTAGCACCATGTGTAAAACCAGTTGAAAAAGAGACCTATCAAGAATTGATTGATGG carries:
- a CDS encoding electron transfer flavoprotein subunit alpha/FixB family protein — protein: MAKKVLVLGETREGALRNVSFEAIAAAKKISGGGEVVGVLIGDAVADFGAELVAYGADRVVTVEHPHLKSYTSDGYGQAFMAVVEQESPEGLVFGHTAVGKDLAPKIASKLQAGLISDVTDIEGEGDDAVFIRPIFSGKAFEKVKLKDGIDFITVRANNIAPLEKQDRTGDVSSLSVDITNLRTIIKNVVRKSTEGVDLSEAKVIVAGGRGVKSTEGFEPLQELANLLGGAVGASRGACDADYCDYSLQIGQTGKVVTPDLYIAAGISGAIQHMAGMSNSKVIVAINKDPEANIFKVADYGIVGDLFEVIPMLTEEFKKVM
- the trxA gene encoding thioredoxin codes for the protein MAIVHGTDQNFSQEVSEGLVLVDFWATWCGPCKMIAPVLEELDAEMSDKVKIVKVDVDQNQETAGNYGIMSIPTLLLMKDGETVDKVVGFRPKEALAELVEKHA